The segment ATCGGCCCCCCGAGCGATCCGACCCTGCGCGATCCGACCCTGCGCGATCTGAGTGAAGCGCTCATCGCGGTGTGCGGGACCGATTACGGGGTCCATAACCACACCTGGATTTCCAGGTTTACCGATATGACGCGGCAAGCGGCGGCCTACTGGGACAAGCGGGTCCTCCTGGCCGGCGACGCCGCGCACGTGCACGCCCCGGACGGAGGGCAGGGGCTCAACATCGGCGTGCAGGATGCGGTGAACCTGGGATGGAAGCTGGCCCAGGTGGTCAAGCGGACATCGCCGGAAAGCCTCCTGGACACTTACCATGCAGAGCGTCATCCGGTGGCTGCCCGCGTGCTGCGCAACACCATGGCGAGTGTGGCGCTTCGCCGCCCGGACGAACGCACGAAGGCCGTGGGCGAGCTCATGGCCGAGCTCCTGAGTATGGAGGAGCCGCGCAGGCATTTCGCCGCGATGATGTCCGGCCTCGACATCCACTACGACCTCGGCGAAGGACACCCGCAGCTCGGGCGCCGCATGCCCGATCTCGACGTCGTCACCGCCGACGGTCCGCGGCGGGTCTTCACCCTCCTGCACGATGCCCGGCCGGTGCTGCTCAACCTCGGCGAGCCCGGTAGCATCGACATCACTCCCTGGTCAGATCGGGTTGAGTTGATCGACGCCACATACGCTGGGACATGGGAGCTCCCCGTGCTCGGGGTGGTCACTGTTCCTACCGCCGTGTTAATCCGGCCCGACGGATATGTGGCCTGGGTGGACGACCCGGCCCGGCGGGGCCTCGCAGATGCGCTCACCACGTGGTTCGGGCCACCCACAGTGGCGTAGCGCACCGGCTTCCACCCTCATTCCGTGCATGAGAGGACCGGCCGCAGGCCGATAGGGTTGGAG is part of the Arthrobacter methylotrophus genome and harbors:
- a CDS encoding FAD-dependent monooxygenase, giving the protein MTPEVVIAGGGPTGLMLAAELALAGVDAVIVERRASQDLAGSRAGGLHARTIEVLDQRGIADRFLAEGKTAQVAGFAKVSLDISDFPTRHNYGLGLWQNHIERILADWVRELGVTIHYGHEVTRFVQDATGVDVELATGQRLRAQYLVGCDGGRSLIRKAAGIEFPGWDPTTSALIAQVEMAEEPPLGIHRDAFGIHSFGRLEYEIRDGQVVYKDHGPVGVMVTEEHIGPPSDPTLRDPTLRDLSEALIAVCGTDYGVHNHTWISRFTDMTRQAAAYWDKRVLLAGDAAHVHAPDGGQGLNIGVQDAVNLGWKLAQVVKRTSPESLLDTYHAERHPVAARVLRNTMASVALRRPDERTKAVGELMAELLSMEEPRRHFAAMMSGLDIHYDLGEGHPQLGRRMPDLDVVTADGPRRVFTLLHDARPVLLNLGEPGSIDITPWSDRVELIDATYAGTWELPVLGVVTVPTAVLIRPDGYVAWVDDPARRGLADALTTWFGPPTVA